A stretch of DNA from Rattus rattus isolate New Zealand chromosome 1, Rrattus_CSIRO_v1, whole genome shotgun sequence:
TGAGGGATGGATGTCCCGCTAAGGCCAATGAATGAAggccttcttctgcttcttccccaTGGCAGGTGGAGCCACTCCCTGCTTCCATTATCCTTTTCGTGGGCCGAGCGTGGGATGCCTTCACTGATCCTCTGGTGGGCTTCTGCATCAGCAAGTCCTCCTGGACCCGCCTGGGCCGCCTCATGCCCTGGTAAGTGGAGACCCTCCTTCGAGGTGCAGAAAGCCAGGCTTCTTGGGTTTCTTCCCTGCAGTCCTCCATCTCTCGTCACAGGTTGGGATTGACAAGAAGGCATGACACAACAGCTCAAAGGTGTTGAAACCTCAACCCGAAGCTTCGGCTGCCCCAGGCATAGGCATTGGGACACCTAGACAATTCATTTTGGGGTTGGCCAAAGTGCTAAGTTAGTTCCCTCCCCCAGCTTAGTCCTCACGCTGCCCGAGGCCCGCTCACTCACCTTGGTGAGACTGGAATCCTCACTTCTGCCATTCTTTGCaagcagaggtaggtagatcttcAGAAGCAATAGAGAGGCTACCTGGGTTTGAATGGCAGCTTCACCACTTAAGCTGTGCAGTCTCGAGTGGGTTACTGAACATCTCTGAACCTTAGGTAAAATGGAGGTATGGTGAGGACGTTAATATGTAAAGCGTTCAGAAGACCCCCTGGCGGGTATTGATACACAAGTTGACATTCCTTTAGGGTAGTTAATGGAAGGACATGGGAAGGGGCGATACTAAGGATGGAATTGCCGACCCATCCCAAAGCATTGAGTGAGGGACTATTTTTTCCCTTGGCCTTATTCCGCTTCGGCCTGTGGGGCAAGGTTGGGGGAAGGCAGTTGCCATAGATCAGACAGTGATGGAGACATACAAGACAGGCCAAGCCGGGGCTCTGGTTCCCTCCAGGACATCCTGCTTCAGGAGGTGGGGGGGTGTACCCCTTTCATCTCCAGCCCATCCAAGCTTAAGTGGGCGCCTTCCTGCCCCAGGGGCGCCCATACCTGGTCTCCGGCCTTCAAAGCCCTTTCAGCAGCCTCTGCACCTCCACAGTTTCCTTTCCCACGaggccccccacccaccccaatccTGCCAGCCCCTGGCAAAGACCCAGCTTGGAGCCTTTGATCCAGGCTTCATGGCCAAGGGGGTGAAGGGGAGGGTAGGAGAGCCTCCTTTACCTGGGCAAGCTGCTTAGGGAGTCCTGAGAGCCAGCCTGTGCGACTTGGCCCTGTGCCGGCTTCTTGGCAGCTGGTGGAGGGCGGGGCCCTGCTCCCACATCGCCTCATGAGACCCAGCCAATAGGAGGCCGCTGCCTGAAGCGCAGCGGCACAGGGTTACTCCCAGTCACACTGGGTTCCTGTTCACTGTTCAGCTGCCTGTCTCTGAGGATGGAGTGTTTgaggaaggctgaggaggagCCCTGTTCTCTAAGGAGACAACGTGGaggggtggaaggaggaggagggcaagcaAGGCCTCCTTGTGGGAGAGAGATCTGAGGACTTTCGATAGGTCAGTGTGACAGCTCTTCCAGGAAAGTTGCTAGGTCCTCTTGGGTTGCTTTCTGGGTGGCAAGTGCTTGGGTATGTGTCAGAATAGGCATCGGATGACTCATAGGCCGAGGGGCCATTGTGTTCATGGCATCCCAGGTTGCACCTCTAGGCATGTAGACAAAAAAGAGGTTGGGTTTGTCAGGGTTGGCTAGTGTTAGCCCTACCCACCTCTCCTTCCAGGCATTGGGGCGTTAGGGTAGTTCCTCCTTCAAACCACAAAGATGGTGACATTCTTTCTCCCAGGAATTCCTAAGGCTACCTGTGAGATCCTGTCAGCAGGGTCACACAGAGAGGTTGAGATGCAGGGGCACCTAAGGTTGGTTGATTACCAGGCATTATCCACTTGTGGCCCTGGCCTGTAGTAGTTCCCGAAGGAAGGCCACTTCTCCCGTTGAGCCCTCCTGCTGTGATCAGCAAACACTTAATGTCCTGAGTACTGTCCAACATTTTTCTGTCAACTCATTTAAGACTCAAGCCTACTTCAACCCACAGAGTGGGAAGTCCTTACACTGGCTGTGAGGTGTCCCAATTTCTGCACGTGTTATCTCCTAATTCCATCTCTCTTGCTCACTATCCTCCAACCCATGGGGCCGGCTgttcatcctcctgcctgaggACCTTTACACTGACTGTTCCCCTGACTGAGGCCACACTTGCCTCAGAGATCTGCAGTGCTGACTCCCTGACCCTATCCACGTCACTTACTGTCTCTCAGCCAGCTGTGAACTGTACCCTCAGTCTCGTGTCTACttattcccttcttttctccataGCACGTGTCTCCTGTTAACATGTTATCATGACTGTTTCCATGACAATGACAAAACATCTATAGCATGGCATTTGccttatttatgcatttatttgtggTAGAACTGAAACTCGGGGCCTTGCACATGCCAAGCAAGTGTTCTATAGCCCtgatgtttgtttggttttgttctttgaagaCAAGGTTTCATGCAGCCCGGGATAACCTCCACCTCCTGACTCTCTATTTCTTAAGTGCCCAGAATGGAGTCATGCGCCAACACCTCCCGGGAAACCCtcgtttgttttgttatttggacagggtctcactatgcccTGGCTGCACTGCAGTTTCTTATGTAGAGTGGtatggtcttaaactcacagaaattaaCCCATGTCTGCCTCTTgagtagaggcagggagatccctgagtttgaggccagcgtgggtTATGtggaaagactctgtctcaaaaacaagcatgcaaacaaataaaaacaaaaaacaaaccaaaagagaaTATAGTGTGTGAATGCTTTGCTTGTGTGTATTGGGTGCCTGGGGATattagaagagggtgttagaccTTTTGAAattggagttatgaatggttgtgaagGACCGACTAGGGCAAGTTCCTGGACCGAAATCTTGAGCAAGGAGCATGAGGTCAGACTCTGAGTCTCATGCATATCTTTCCTGGAGCAAGAATCCCAGGGAAGGGGGTGGTCCCAGCACCTATCTCAATACTATGTCGGTACCGAGAATTGAACCTAGATCTTATGCCAGAACAAgcgctcctaactgctgaaccacccacccaccagcccCCTGTGCCCTTCatgtagaaaacaaacaacaaacaacaaaatcgtatctcaccatgtagcccagattgactttgaactcaggtctttttgCTTAAGTCTCTCGGATGTGGGGTTACAGGGCACGTCACCATGCCTACCTCTTTGTAAACTTTTAAGGTGTCCAACAAAGTAGCATTAAGCGTAGCCACATCTTTGTGTGACCTTCTACCCCaaaactttttgttgttgctgtccttttgagacagggtctctctgtatagctctggctgtcctggaactccctccaTAGACCAGCCTgaacttgaattcagagatctgcctggggcttgctgaatgctgggattaaaagcttgtgccTTCACCACCTAGCTCATCTCCatagtattttcttttccaaCCTAAACTTTGAGTTCATTGTAAGATAGCCCctactccttcctccccctgtcAACCACTATTTTTTGGGTGAGGGTGGGGTTCTGGGAGGATATATCGGGGTGCATATGTGTAGGTTAGGGGACGACTTGCGGGAATTGATTCTGTCTTATGGGTCTATGAATTTGAACTCATGTCGTTGGCCTAGCAGTTGACAAATCTTGCAGGGTCATGTCTAAAACTGGAGATTTGGCTACGCCTCTATAAAGTAACTGTGCAATATTTGTCTCTCAGGAACAGTCATGTTCCACGTGGCCACATGGCCACGTGGCCATTCTGTGTTGTAGCATGTgtcaagatttttgtttttagggtTGAATAACACGTAACTTTTGTTGTTTATCAGCTAGAATGTGAGTTTTACAAGAACAATGGTGTCTTCTTCACTGATGCATCTGCAACAGTCAGAATAGTTCCTAGCACATAAGCACATCTCATAAATATTTAGGTAAATGTCGAATGTGGGCAGTgtaccattttttattttcattttacacgTGAGGAAATGAGTCTCAGAGAAGTTAAATAACTCACCCAAGACTAAGTTTTTATAGTTAGTGACAGACTCAGAAAGTGTAACGCaaagtttccttcttctttgaatatttattttgtgtgtgtatgtgcacacacgcatacatgtggaggccggaggacagcttgtgggagttggttccctccttcctACATGCGTGTTTCAGGGATAAATCTCAGCTTGTCAGGCCGGGTAGCAAGCAGTTTACCCACTGGCCATCTTGCTAGCCTGAGGCCTTCCTTTTAACCTTTGCACTTTGCTTCCTATGCTAACGCTGGGAAGTTGATCTACCTTGAGGAGTCATTATTTCTCATGGTAGTTTGACCAGACATTTGTCCTCTACCCTCCACGTCTGTGACTGAGTCCCATCCTCTTCCGTGGCCCCTTTCTCCTTTACCTGAAGTTGGCCCTCCCACCCACTGcagcttccgtgtgtgtgtgtgtgtgtgtgtgtgtgtgtgtgtgtgtgtgtgtgtaagtgacgCATGGAGGGTTGAAGAAAGGTGCTGGGACCACCTCCTTCCCTGGGATTCTTGCTCCAGGAAAGATGAGACTCAGAGTCTGACCTCATGCTCCTTGCTCAAGATTTTGGTCCAGGAACTTGCCTTAGTTGGTTCTTCAGGCATGGCCATCAACCTCTTTCTCCAAGGCTCTGGGTTGGGAGGACTCAGACTCCctcctctgttgatgggcactTGTAGAACAGACCTGGGCTCTTAGAATTCTCTATCGTCCACTCagacccctctccctccctcaggatCATCTTCTCCACTCCTCTGGCCATCATTGCTTACTTTCTCATCTGGTTTGTGCCTGACTTCCCATCAGGGACGGAAAGTTCACATGGGTTCCTTTGGTACCTGCTTTTCTATTGCCTCTTTGAGACACTGGTCACGGTGAGTGTGGGCCCCTCCCCTTGGTACCTTGGTGAGGGGCAGGGGCAAGGGTAGGCCCAAGGTGGTGGGGTGGTGCGTGTGTTTGCATGTCTTATCCATCTAACCAGCTGAGAGCTTCTCTTCCACCTCAGTGCTTCCACGTTCCCTACTCAGCGCTCACCATGTTCATCAGTACCGAGCAGAGTGAGCGTGACTCCGCCACTGCCTATAGTAAGTCCCTCCCCCAGCATCCTGGCTCCTGCCTGCTcttgctcctcccccacccccgtccccacTAGACTTTGTGGGTCTAGTTCTTTGCTCTActcctgagtatgtgtgtgtgtgtgtgtgtgtgtgtgtgtgtgtgtgtgtgtgtctgggatgaacccctcttcctctgtcccctttctctgtgaCTCTGGGGTttcaacccagagccttgtgcctGCCAAGTCACTTAACCATTGAGTTATATCCCTAGTCCATGAAAGCATGTTAAAAAGAactcacttcctttttttttttttcttttttttttttttttttttttggagctggggaccaacccagggccttaagcattaggcaaacgctctaccactgagctaaatccccaaccccagaactcaCTTCCTTTATCACTCAAGTGAGACCCAGAGAGGTACCGGGACTAACCTGAAGGTCACCCAGAGAAAGGCCATGAGAGTAGGCTGAAATGTCATCTGCCCTGCCCCCTAGTCTAACTTACCTGGAGCTAAGAGTGGCTTCCAGCCGTCCGACCTTCCTCCCTGGGCCTATGGGCAATGAGGCCCTTCTGAAAAGACCTCTTCCCTGCCTAGGGATGACTGTGGAGGTGCTGGGCACAGTGATAGGCACAGCAATCCAAGGACAAATTGTGGGCCAAGCCAAGGCACCTTGTCTCCAGGACCAGAATGGCTCTGCAGTGGCCTCAGAAGTTGTCAATCGTACCCAGAGCACTGCCTCCCTCAAAGAAACGGTGAGACCCCTGGTAGGGCAGGGATTTGGGAAGACAACAAATGGGGTGCTTTGCATTTATTCTTCAAGCAGTAATAGCAGCTGGTGTTTATCAGCTAGTGGGCATTTGGTAAATGTAAATATTAGGCCATACATATACCcactttacagataaggaaagtgAAGCCTGGGAGGCCAAGTCACTTGCCCAGGGTCCCAGTGAGACGCGGGAAGACTTGGGCTGTGGGTTCACACCCTACATAGTCTGGCTGTGTAACATTTTGTATACTTGGACTTGGCCCAGCCTTgggaagcagcagcaggtccAGGATGACCCTCCTGGTTCACAGATGGAGACAATGAGGCCCCCACAGGAGAAAAGGCCTGGCCTGAGATCGTGGAGTGGGGCTGCTGGGATGAGATCAGACTGACCCTGTCTCTGTATGTCATAGCAAAATGCATACCTGCTGGCAGCAGGGATCATCGCCTCCATCTACGTCCTCTGTGCGGTCATTCTGATTCTAGGCGTGCGGGAGCAGAGAGGTGAGAAGAAGCATGCCGGGAAGGGTTCAGCCCACACCTCTGGGGAGCAGTAGTCCCCTTCTGCCTGCTCACCAGGCTTTGGCAGGGACATCAGCCGCGTCCTCATTATCCTTTCTGATCCCTAGAACCCTACGAGGCCCAGCAGGCCGAGTCAATGCCCTTCTTTCAGGGCCTCCGGCTGGTTATGAGTCATGGCCCCTACGTCAAGCTCATTGCCGGCTTCCTTTTTACCTCCCTGGCTTTCATGGTGAGTGGGGGCCTGAGATGCTCATCCCAAGAGTACATCTATGGGGTGGGGGTTAAGAAGATTGGGGCTGGGGTGAAGCTAAGGGGCAGGCAGGCTGGAGGGGCCAATAGAGGCCTCTGGAATCCCcaagtcacctttttttttttttttcatttccatgcCCCAGCTGGTAGAGGGTAATTTTGCCTTGTTCTGCACCTACACCTTGGGCTTCCGGAACGAGTTCCAGAACCTCCTCCTGGCCATCATGGTGAGTACAGGGCATAAGGTTAGCTCATGATGTCTATGTCTAGACGGTTCCTTGAGCCCCAGAGGATACCTTCAGGGTGCTTCCTAGTCATGAAGGGATGAGGGAGGTTTCCCTGGATCTCACCCACAGTCGCTTAGGGAGGGCTATGAAAGAAGAGGGTTCGAGGCTGGGTGGTTAGACACGACGGTCCATTAAAAACAAGGGTGTCAACCACTGTGATCAGCTTTGCATTCAGAGTTAATGAAAAGATGGGGGACCGCTCACTCTCTGCTCCCCTGGGAAGCCATCAGACATGCCTGGAGACTTCACGGCCCATGGCTGGCCCGGGAGCATGCTCTGGGGCCTGCAGTGGGAGGAGGTCTCTGCCACAACGCACCCTCCTTCACCTTGTTGCTCACAGCTCTCGGCCACATTCACCATCCCCATCTGGCAATGGTTCCTAACCCGCTTTGGCAAGAAGACGGCTGTATACGTTGGCATCTCTGTAAGTGGGGCTCAAAGGGTAGAGATATCTGGGGGGGTTACAGATGGGAGCCTCCTAGGTGACCCACCTTCTTGCACTCTGTTCCAGTCTGCAGTTCCTTTTCTCATCTTGGTGGCCCTCATGAAGAGTAATCTAATCGTCACTTACGTGGTGGCCATAGCAGCTGGTGTCAGTGTGGCAGCTGCCTTCTTACTACCATGGTAGGTTATGTAGAGGCTCACCAAGTGTATTCCCCAGCCAACACTCTCCAGCTGGGGCGAGCCCCTTGGTGCCTTTGCCTCCCGCCTCTCTATGGGTCTGGGATGAGGTGGGTCTGCTTGATACAGTTATAGAGATTGCGAAGTACGAAACACCTAGCTTGTCCTCTCTTGGCCAAGCAGAATGTCCAAACCGGGACTCATCTTGATAGATGGGGCCTGTAGAGCTATCCCATCCCTTCAAGCTCCCGGAGGACAGTTGCTGCTCATGGGCCTGGATACCATATGGGCTGCTGGTAGCTTGGTGAGGGTGACTCAGGGCTGTCGCCACCCACTCTGCATAGGTCCATGCTGCCTGATGTTATCGATGACTTCCACCTGAAACACCCTCACTCCCCTGGCACGGAGCCcatcttcttctccttctatGTCTTCTTCACCAAGTTTGCctctggagtctcactgggtgtCTCTACCCTCAGTCTCGAGTGAGTTGCCTGTGAGTCTTGGGCAAGGCTGGGGACAGGGGTAGGGTCCAGGCACTCCATCCTCACCACCCCTTGTCCACTGGGTTCCACAGCTTTGCTAAGTACCAGACGCAGGGGTGCTCCCAGCCAGAAGAGGTCAAGTTTACACTAAAGATGCTGGTGACCATGGCTCCTATCATCCTCATCCTGCTGGGCCTGCTGCTCTTCAAGCTGTACCCCATTGATGAGGAGAAGCGG
This window harbors:
- the Mfsd2a gene encoding sodium-dependent lysophosphatidylcholine symporter 1, yielding MAKGEGAESGSAAGLLPTGILQASERPAQVKEPKKKQQLSICNKLCYAVGGAPYQLTGCALGFFLQIYLLDVAKVEPLPASIILFVGRAWDAFTDPLVGFCISKSSWTRLGRLMPWIIFSTPLAIIAYFLIWFVPDFPSGTESSHGFLWYLLFYCLFETLVTCFHVPYSALTMFISTEQSERDSATAYRMTVEVLGTVIGTAIQGQIVGQAKAPCLQDQNGSAVASEVVNRTQSTASLKETQNAYLLAAGIIASIYVLCAVILILGVREQREPYEAQQAESMPFFQGLRLVMSHGPYVKLIAGFLFTSLAFMLVEGNFALFCTYTLGFRNEFQNLLLAIMLSATFTIPIWQWFLTRFGKKTAVYVGISSAVPFLILVALMKSNLIVTYVVAIAAGVSVAAAFLLPWSMLPDVIDDFHLKHPHSPGTEPIFFSFYVFFTKFASGVSLGVSTLSLDFAKYQTQGCSQPEEVKFTLKMLVTMAPIILILLGLLLFKLYPIDEEKRRQNKKALQALRDEASSSGCSDTDSTELASIL